Proteins encoded together in one Aeromonas encheleia window:
- a CDS encoding phasin family protein: protein MNMDILKSFTEQMQGFASPLTRYNQLLASNIEQLTRLQLASANAYAELGLNQLQAAGKVQDAQSLAALGTVQLETASQLSRQMLDDIQKLNALGQQFKEELDVLTADGIKKTTGKA from the coding sequence ATGAATATGGACATACTCAAGAGCTTTACCGAGCAGATGCAAGGCTTTGCCTCCCCCCTCACCCGCTACAACCAGTTGCTGGCCAGCAATATTGAACAGCTGACCCGTCTGCAACTGGCCTCCGCCAACGCCTATGCCGAGCTGGGCCTGAACCAGTTGCAGGCGGCGGGCAAGGTGCAGGATGCCCAGAGCCTGGCCGCCCTCGGCACTGTGCAGTTGGAAACCGCCAGCCAACTCTCCCGCCAGATGCTGGATGACATCCAGAAGCTCAACGCGCTCGGTCAGCAGTTCAAGGAAGAACTGGACGTGCTGACCGCTGATGGCATCAAGAAGACCACGGGCAAGGCCTGA